One segment of Macrotis lagotis isolate mMagLag1 chromosome 1, bilby.v1.9.chrom.fasta, whole genome shotgun sequence DNA contains the following:
- the KRTAP11-1 gene encoding keratin-associated protein 11-1 produces MQYNCSSRNYLPRFRGEQCNIPVVSAVSREAECQNGIYLPSSFQGSSWLLDHCQETCYEPQGCQSSCYPNITCSSGANQVPACQPTTCYASRPIQGSFSRPCNFGSSSCRPFGGVSTVCQPTCNITRPYASNCRPTC; encoded by the coding sequence ATGCAGTACAATTGCTCCTCTAGGAACTACTTACCTAGATTTCGTGGAGAACAATGCAACATTCCAGTTGTCTCTGCTGTATCAAGGGAGGCAGAGTGCCAGAATGGTATCTATTTACCCAGTTCCTTTCAGGGTAGTTCTTGGCTCCTAGATCACTGTCAAGAAACCTGCTATGAACCCCAAGGCTGCCAATCAAGTTGTTATCCAAATATTACCTGCTCCTCTGGTGCTAATCAAGTACCTGCCTGCCAGCCAACAACTTGCTATGCCTCCAGGCCCATCCAAGGTTCCTTCAGTCGACCATGCAACTTTGGTTCCAGTAGCTGTCGACCATTTGGTGGTGTCTCCACTGTCTGCCAGCCAACCTGCAACATCACCAGACCTTATGCATCCAACTGTCGTCCAACTTGCTGA